In Sebaldella termitidis ATCC 33386, one DNA window encodes the following:
- a CDS encoding 2-hydroxyacyl-CoA dehydratase, producing MMISYLGVDTGSTTVKAVLLDEKQNIIYKRYERHFSQIKETLYTILKDMEEILKDSDVKVAITGSGGMKLAEDLGIPFIQEVLAGSKAVKNYIPHTDVAIELGGEDAKITFFEEILDQKMNGSCAGGTGAFIDQMATLLETDAAGLNELSKNHKRLYSIASRCGVFAKTDVQPLLNEGAMKEDVAASVFQAVVHQTITGLAQGKKIKGNVAFLGGPLYFLSELRERFKETLELKEEQVLLPENSQYYVAIGTALALFEEENNSVNYDEFIKRYADIISKKSDAEIEKTDPLFEDEEDYKRFRDRHSTAKANVKNISEYSGNAYLGIDAGSTTTKMVLLDKENSILWSFYGSNKGNPVKIVQEQLQEIYTLTKDRIRIRKAVTTGYGEALIKNAFNLDMGEVETIAHYKAARYFNPDVDFVIDIGGQDMKSFKINNGVIESIMLNEACSSGCGSFIETFAKSLNMEIEDFSQKGLRAVAPVDLGTRCTVFMNSKIKQVQKEGVSIEDLSAGLSISVVKNALYKVIRVKNPDDLGKNIVVQGGTFYNDSVLRAFEMLLGREVVRPAISGLMGAFGSALIAHEKARHDEEYSKILSEKELETFVHDSSTARCGLCTNNCLMTINKFGSRKYISGNRCERPLGKGEINDKLPNLFDYKYKRTFDYYEPLEDDKSYRGEIGIPRALNMYENFPLWFTVFTNLGFKVVLSDKSTKELITKGMDSIASDTICYPAKLTNGHIKNLISKGIKTIFYPCVPYNIKEDETATNHYNCPIVNSYPEVIGANIDELKELDYISPYLPIYDKKMTVEILHKILSEKYDIKKSELKEAVEKGYEELHNYKEDIRHSGEKALKYAKENNLKSVILAGRVYHLDAETHHGIPELLNSFNLVVLTEDSIAHLGEIKKPLHVVDQWTYHSRLYKAASFAAKEENVELIQLNSFGCGLDAITTDEVKRILEENNKVYTLLKIDEITNLGAVKIRIRSLLASMSEKEQLESKCSSCAVTDNAEYERPVFTKEMKKTHKILIPQMAPFHFQFLETALNIAGYNTEVLANESKNVVEEGLKYIHNDACYPSIIVVGQFIDALKSGKYDLDKVALIISQTGGGCRATNYISFLRKALKDNRLEHIPVISFNISGLEKNPGFKLNTKILKDFLHGVLYGDLLMRLVYKTRPYEKNKGDTDKVYEGWINRLKSSLENTENKKTFNKNIKQIIKDFQNIEITDEVKPKVGIVGEILVKFQPLANNYLVDFLEKEGAEVSVPELYDFFLYTLQVGKLEYRNYKKNLKRNIVSGFLLKYLQQYRNTIIEELKNTRFKAPKRIEEMEELREGYVSSLNNMGEGWLLTAEMLHLIEDGVNNIVCVQPFGCLPNHVSGKGMIKKIRDLNPTSNIMPIDYDPGASEVNQINRIRLMLSNAKII from the coding sequence ATGATGATTTCATATTTAGGAGTTGATACAGGATCAACGACAGTTAAAGCAGTACTGCTGGATGAAAAACAAAATATAATTTATAAACGTTATGAAAGACACTTTTCACAGATAAAAGAAACGTTGTATACGATTTTGAAGGATATGGAAGAGATACTGAAAGACAGTGATGTCAAAGTTGCCATAACAGGATCCGGCGGTATGAAGCTGGCAGAGGATTTAGGAATTCCTTTTATTCAGGAGGTCCTTGCCGGCAGTAAAGCAGTAAAAAATTATATACCACATACAGATGTGGCCATAGAGCTTGGCGGTGAAGATGCCAAGATAACTTTTTTTGAAGAAATTCTGGATCAGAAGATGAACGGAAGCTGTGCCGGCGGTACAGGAGCTTTTATAGACCAAATGGCAACACTTCTTGAGACTGATGCTGCAGGACTGAATGAACTGTCTAAAAATCATAAAAGACTATATTCAATTGCTTCAAGATGCGGAGTATTTGCTAAAACAGACGTACAGCCGCTCCTGAATGAAGGAGCCATGAAGGAGGACGTTGCCGCTTCTGTATTTCAGGCTGTGGTACACCAGACGATAACAGGTCTTGCACAGGGAAAAAAAATAAAAGGAAATGTTGCTTTTTTGGGAGGACCTCTATACTTTCTTTCTGAATTAAGAGAGAGATTTAAGGAAACTCTGGAATTAAAAGAGGAACAGGTACTTCTTCCGGAAAATTCGCAGTATTATGTGGCTATAGGTACTGCTCTTGCGCTGTTTGAAGAAGAAAATAACAGTGTTAATTATGATGAATTTATAAAAAGGTATGCTGACATTATTAGTAAAAAGTCAGATGCAGAGATAGAAAAAACTGATCCCCTGTTTGAAGACGAGGAGGATTACAAGAGATTCAGAGACAGACACAGTACAGCAAAGGCAAATGTAAAAAATATCAGCGAATACAGCGGTAATGCTTATCTGGGGATAGATGCCGGTTCTACAACGACAAAAATGGTGCTTCTTGATAAGGAAAACAGCATTTTATGGTCTTTCTACGGGAGCAACAAGGGAAATCCCGTAAAAATTGTACAGGAACAGCTGCAGGAAATTTACACTCTGACAAAGGACAGAATAAGAATCAGAAAAGCAGTAACGACAGGATACGGAGAAGCACTTATAAAAAACGCTTTTAATCTTGATATGGGCGAAGTAGAAACTATAGCTCACTATAAGGCTGCGAGATATTTTAATCCCGATGTGGATTTTGTAATAGATATCGGCGGACAGGACATGAAAAGTTTTAAAATAAATAACGGAGTAATAGAGTCAATAATGCTGAATGAAGCATGCTCGTCAGGATGCGGGTCGTTCATAGAAACTTTTGCAAAATCACTTAATATGGAAATAGAAGACTTTTCGCAAAAAGGTCTCAGAGCCGTAGCTCCTGTAGATTTGGGTACACGCTGCACCGTATTTATGAATTCTAAAATAAAACAGGTTCAGAAAGAAGGTGTTTCCATAGAGGATCTGTCAGCCGGACTATCTATTTCCGTGGTAAAAAATGCCCTTTATAAGGTAATAAGAGTAAAGAATCCTGATGATCTGGGGAAAAATATAGTAGTTCAGGGTGGTACTTTTTATAATGATTCTGTATTAAGAGCATTTGAAATGCTTCTGGGAAGAGAAGTAGTAAGACCTGCAATTTCCGGTTTAATGGGGGCTTTTGGTTCGGCATTGATTGCACATGAGAAAGCAAGGCATGATGAGGAATATTCCAAAATACTCAGTGAAAAAGAACTGGAAACTTTTGTACATGATTCAAGTACTGCAAGATGCGGTTTGTGTACGAATAACTGTCTGATGACAATAAATAAATTCGGCAGCAGAAAATATATTTCTGGAAACAGATGTGAAAGACCATTAGGAAAAGGCGAGATAAATGATAAGCTGCCGAATCTGTTCGATTATAAATATAAAAGAACTTTTGACTATTATGAACCTCTTGAGGATGATAAAAGCTACAGAGGAGAAATAGGAATACCAAGGGCTCTGAATATGTATGAAAATTTTCCTCTTTGGTTTACTGTATTTACGAATTTAGGATTTAAAGTAGTCTTATCGGATAAATCTACCAAAGAGCTGATAACAAAAGGAATGGACAGTATTGCATCGGATACTATATGTTATCCTGCAAAGCTGACTAACGGGCACATAAAGAATCTAATATCAAAGGGAATAAAAACAATATTTTATCCTTGTGTTCCGTATAATATTAAAGAAGATGAAACAGCCACTAATCACTATAACTGTCCGATTGTGAATTCATATCCGGAAGTAATAGGAGCGAATATAGATGAATTAAAGGAGCTGGATTATATAAGCCCGTATCTGCCTATATATGATAAAAAAATGACTGTTGAAATTCTTCATAAAATACTAAGCGAAAAGTATGACATAAAAAAATCGGAATTAAAAGAAGCCGTGGAAAAAGGTTATGAGGAACTACATAATTATAAAGAGGACATACGTCATTCCGGCGAAAAGGCACTTAAGTATGCCAAGGAAAATAATCTGAAATCGGTAATACTTGCAGGAAGAGTCTATCATCTTGATGCCGAAACACATCACGGTATACCGGAGCTTTTGAATTCATTCAATCTGGTTGTATTAACAGAAGATTCTATAGCACATCTCGGAGAAATAAAAAAGCCGCTCCATGTGGTAGATCAGTGGACATATCACTCAAGACTTTATAAAGCGGCAAGTTTTGCGGCAAAAGAGGAAAACGTGGAGCTTATTCAGCTGAATTCATTTGGGTGCGGGCTTGATGCTATCACTACAGATGAAGTAAAAAGAATTCTTGAGGAAAATAATAAAGTATACACTCTTTTGAAAATAGATGAGATAACGAATCTGGGAGCAGTAAAAATAAGAATAAGATCACTTTTGGCATCTATGTCTGAAAAAGAGCAGCTTGAGAGTAAGTGTTCTTCCTGTGCAGTTACAGACAATGCGGAGTATGAAAGACCGGTATTTACAAAAGAAATGAAAAAAACACATAAAATACTTATACCTCAGATGGCTCCTTTCCATTTTCAGTTTTTGGAAACGGCACTAAATATAGCAGGGTACAATACAGAGGTACTGGCTAATGAAAGTAAGAATGTAGTGGAGGAAGGATTGAAATATATACATAATGATGCCTGCTATCCGTCTATTATAGTGGTGGGGCAATTTATAGACGCATTGAAATCAGGAAAGTATGATCTCGATAAAGTGGCGCTTATAATATCACAGACAGGCGGCGGATGCAGGGCAACCAACTATATTTCTTTTCTGAGAAAAGCTTTGAAGGATAACAGACTTGAGCATATACCGGTAATATCATTTAATATATCAGGATTGGAAAAGAATCCCGGGTTTAAACTAAATACAAAAATACTGAAGGATTTTCTTCACGGTGTCCTGTATGGTGATTTATTAATGAGACTTGTCTATAAAACAAGACCTTATGAAAAAAATAAGGGTGATACAGATAAAGTTTATGAAGGATGGATAAACAGATTAAAGTCTTCGCTGGAAAATACAGAAAATAAAAAAACATTTAATAAAAATATAAAACAGATAATCAAAGATTTTCAAAATATAGAGATAACAGACGAAGTCAAGCCTAAGGTAGGAATAGTGGGAGAAATACTGGTGAAATTTCAGCCGCTTGCTAATAACTATCTTGTGGATTTCCTTGAAAAAGAGGGGGCGGAAGTTTCTGTCCCTGAATTATATGATTTCTTCCTGTATACTTTACAGGTAGGAAAACTCGAATACAGGAATTATAAGAAGAATTTAAAAAGAAATATAGTATCAGGATTTCTTTTGAAATATCTCCAGCAATACAGAAATACTATTATAGAGGAACTAAAAAATACGAGATTCAAGGCTCCTAAAAGAATAGAGGAAATGGAAGAGCTGAGAGAAGGCTATGTGTCTTCACTGAACAATATGGGTGAAGGTTGGCTTCTGACAGCAGAAATGCTTCATCTTATAGAAGACGGAGTAAATAATATAGTCTGTGTCCAGCCCTTCGGATGTCTTCCTAATCATGTAAGCGGAAAAGGGATGATAAAGAAAATAAGGGATCTGAATCCCACATCTAATATAATGCCTATAGATTATGATCCCGGGGCAAGCGAGGTAAATCAAATAAACAGAATAAGATTAATGCTGTCAAATGCAAAAATAATATAA
- the thrB gene encoding homoserine kinase: MKKFKVTVPATSANIGVGYDCLGVALDYYLELMVSESESIEYLENGEEFSIPLEENYIYSTIKLIEEKYNKKVPNYKVEIIKNEIPVSRGLGSSSSAIIAGILIADKFLGGILSEDDMAKLATEIEGHPDNVLPAIFGGMILASHDSENFYYSRIPFDNNIYFYVMIPDFKLSTEKARAVLPKEYKVSDLISNASKLGLLIDSFHRKNYDDLRFLLDDKVHQPYRFSLINNSEDIFNYSEKHGALGEYISGAGPTLISLNYKDAGFFSAMKKELENLPDKWSLEMKKICTRGAETEDIRE, translated from the coding sequence ATGAAAAAATTCAAAGTAACAGTTCCGGCAACGAGTGCAAATATAGGAGTGGGATATGACTGTCTCGGTGTAGCACTGGATTACTATCTGGAACTTATGGTATCAGAGAGTGAAAGTATAGAATATCTTGAAAACGGCGAGGAGTTCTCTATTCCTCTTGAAGAAAATTATATTTATTCCACGATAAAATTAATAGAAGAAAAGTATAATAAAAAAGTCCCGAATTATAAGGTAGAAATAATTAAAAATGAAATACCGGTTTCAAGAGGATTGGGAAGCAGTTCCAGTGCAATAATTGCTGGCATTTTAATAGCAGATAAATTTCTCGGGGGAATTTTATCAGAAGATGACATGGCAAAGCTGGCAACAGAAATAGAAGGACATCCCGATAATGTGCTGCCTGCTATTTTTGGCGGTATGATACTGGCATCTCATGACAGTGAAAATTTCTATTATTCAAGAATACCCTTTGATAATAATATATATTTTTATGTTATGATTCCTGACTTCAAGCTTTCTACAGAGAAAGCGAGAGCAGTACTGCCGAAGGAATATAAAGTTTCGGACCTTATAAGCAATGCATCAAAGCTGGGTCTTCTTATTGACAGTTTTCACAGAAAGAATTATGATGACCTGAGATTTCTTCTTGATGATAAAGTGCATCAACCGTATAGGTTTTCACTGATAAATAATTCAGAAGATATATTCAATTATTCGGAAAAACACGGAGCTCTTGGAGAATATATAAGCGGTGCGGGTCCAACACTGATTTCACTGAATTATAAAGATGCCGGATTTTTTTCAGCCATGAAAAAAGAACTTGAAAATCTTCCGGATAAATGGAGTCTGGAAATGAAAAAAATATGTACAAGGGGAGCTGAAACAGAGGATATTAGAGAATAA
- the serA gene encoding phosphoglycerate dehydrogenase has translation MYKVLVGEFIDDNAVKILKAQPNITTDMRIGISREEILDIIENYDALIVRSVIKVDKELLDKGKKLKIVGRAGNGIDNIDVKEATNHGVIVANTPDSNTVSACELAITLLLATARNILPADRYLKSGKWDREIFVGNEVFHKTLGIIGLGRIGSLVATRMKAFGMDLIAYDPYISDERFKRYECKKAETLDELLKVSDFITIHTPKTSETLKIISYDQIEKMKDNVRLVNAARGGVFDEAAVAAGLESGKIASYGFDVHEKEPRSESPLYAFDNVVTTPHIGATTYEAQENVGKQVVKQVINGLNGEIVETAVNLPTMGREEFAVIKPYIQFVEKLGKIYYQIKKGAIKFVNLIYYGNISTQETAIIDSSFMKGLLYPVLKEEVNYINSLVLAEKRDIKFHSIKKEEKYYNYPDVIKIEVVGESGEKFSIVGIIGGNNEERIVEINDYPIDVVISENMLLVENNDVPGVIGNVGRILGEEQVNIATMHVGRKENSAIMLLTVDDVVEEKSIKKLEEFEQIRKVKYLNL, from the coding sequence ATGTACAAGGTTTTAGTAGGAGAATTTATTGATGACAATGCAGTTAAAATTTTGAAGGCACAGCCGAATATAACAACAGATATGAGAATAGGTATATCCAGGGAAGAAATTCTTGATATTATAGAAAACTATGATGCTTTAATAGTAAGAAGCGTTATTAAAGTAGATAAAGAGCTTCTGGATAAGGGAAAAAAACTGAAAATAGTAGGACGTGCAGGTAACGGAATAGATAATATAGATGTAAAGGAGGCTACAAACCATGGAGTAATTGTAGCAAATACACCTGACAGCAATACCGTTTCGGCATGTGAATTAGCAATAACACTGCTGCTTGCCACTGCAAGAAATATTCTCCCGGCAGACAGATATCTGAAATCTGGGAAATGGGACAGAGAAATATTCGTCGGAAATGAGGTTTTTCACAAAACTTTGGGAATAATCGGTCTGGGAAGAATAGGATCACTGGTAGCTACAAGAATGAAAGCTTTTGGAATGGATCTGATAGCATATGATCCTTATATATCAGATGAAAGATTCAAAAGATATGAATGTAAAAAGGCCGAAACTCTGGACGAGCTTTTGAAAGTCTCTGATTTTATAACAATTCATACGCCAAAGACATCAGAAACACTGAAAATAATAAGTTATGATCAGATAGAAAAAATGAAGGACAATGTAAGACTGGTTAATGCTGCAAGAGGAGGAGTTTTTGATGAGGCAGCTGTTGCAGCCGGTCTGGAAAGCGGAAAAATAGCAAGCTACGGATTTGATGTGCATGAGAAGGAGCCGAGAAGCGAGAGTCCTTTATATGCCTTTGATAATGTAGTAACAACACCTCATATAGGAGCGACTACATATGAAGCTCAGGAAAATGTGGGGAAACAGGTAGTAAAACAGGTAATAAACGGACTAAACGGCGAAATAGTGGAAACAGCAGTGAATCTGCCTACAATGGGAAGAGAAGAATTTGCTGTAATAAAGCCTTATATACAATTTGTGGAAAAACTTGGGAAAATATATTATCAGATAAAAAAAGGTGCAATAAAATTTGTAAATCTCATATACTATGGCAATATAAGCACTCAGGAAACTGCAATAATTGATTCTTCATTCATGAAGGGGCTTTTATATCCGGTATTAAAGGAAGAAGTTAATTATATTAACTCTTTGGTTCTGGCGGAGAAAAGAGATATAAAATTTCATTCTATAAAAAAAGAAGAAAAATACTATAATTATCCTGATGTAATAAAAATAGAGGTAGTAGGCGAAAGCGGGGAAAAATTCAGTATTGTAGGAATTATCGGCGGAAATAACGAGGAAAGAATAGTAGAGATAAATGATTATCCGATAGATGTGGTAATATCTGAAAATATGCTTCTCGTAGAAAATAATGATGTGCCCGGAGTTATAGGAAATGTTGGTAGAATATTAGGAGAAGAACAGGTAAATATAGCTACAATGCATGTAGGAAGAAAAGAAAACAGTGCAATTATGCTCCTTACTGTAGATGATGTGGTGGAAGAAAAATCAATTAAAAAGCTTGAAGAATTTGAGCAGATAAGAAAAGTAAAATATCTGAATCTCTAA
- a CDS encoding C40 family peptidase yields MKKLSLIICILTLTVALYAKRSDNNGVNNFINRDESFASSLDIKVKDPNTAKASYSSSDSTRSGTVRDRIIDFAKTKLGATYVWGATGPNVFDCSGFVRFVFQNAADISLPRVSSDQATYKPRISSMNMKKGDLVFFETTGRGRISHVGIYMGDSQFIHASSGGKRVMVSSLDGGYYNKTFRWAINPF; encoded by the coding sequence ATGAAAAAATTATCATTAATTATATGCATACTTACGTTAACGGTTGCATTGTATGCTAAAAGAAGTGATAATAATGGTGTTAACAACTTCATAAACAGAGACGAGTCATTTGCTTCAAGCTTAGATATAAAGGTAAAGGATCCAAATACTGCTAAGGCTTCTTACAGTAGTTCAGATTCTACTAGATCAGGAACTGTCAGAGACAGAATTATAGATTTTGCAAAAACTAAATTAGGTGCAACTTATGTATGGGGTGCTACGGGGCCGAATGTATTCGATTGTTCGGGATTTGTAAGATTTGTATTCCAGAATGCTGCTGACATTAGTCTACCAAGAGTTTCAAGTGATCAGGCTACTTATAAGCCGAGAATATCTTCTATGAACATGAAAAAAGGAGATTTAGTTTTCTTTGAAACTACTGGCAGAGGTCGAATTTCACACGTAGGAATCTACATGGGAGACAGTCAGTTCATTCACGCATCATCTGGCGGAAAAAGAGTTATGGTTTCAAGCTTGGATGGTGGATACTATAACAAGACATTTAGATGGGCGATAAACCCTTTTTAA
- a CDS encoding autotransporter domain-containing protein yields MKKILLLPVILTFIIGCGSSGGGSSGGETSPPSPVNPSIPYNRSDPHTVKEVHSSGYDGSNISVGIIDSTFDVNNPEFRDKTGKSRLSADPGYEESKNIHGSLVAEIVGGRTMGIAPNVKILGASAGMSCSNGEDRCIKTDLDMYAKLYDKGARIYNQSFGTESLSITNASKSNFSLLNSLNNFYEKKSTSDSLFIWATGNQGKKEPQLEAGIPYLYPQMEKGWIAVTAIDSETGLISDYSNRCGVAKNWCISAVGDYTFNVRNVAGSGTSFSAPVVTGVAVLVNQKYPWMNGDLLRQTILSTASDMGTAGTDEVYGWGLVNAAKALKGPALFDKNLALDNHVQIKFEEITSVFENDISGNAGIIKEGSGILILSGKNTYTGENVINGGELRVTGEVASQVKINNGGIFTTDGGTVANNVINNSGNFRNIGNGGVITGDYTADNNSVLENELGAELRIKGRVFLGNSKLKILIPDGKENNYGYISETGRKNKIIKADMGISDNFGEVEVPELLIPELKYGESYVELDIKRKDVSEYAAAVYSLDKTRINSSENLEQLFRVLDNSYENKEMLVHAAEIQKMNAGELSKALDSISGQIYASSQALTFQQSQAVNRELSNRMSMLGREKGKTGVWFSGIASSGRLYESGYAKADTYLYGMQAGIDKYVTNNTVLGAAVAFSEAKADFDKYAGESESQNIGVSVYGKHNFGGRNFYVMGRAGAAYISSDVEREILLRDKSKNMEVSHDDYGLSLYSEIGYRFDNRKKSSVTPFLGIQYDSLKRGDFSENESLMGLKAESKSYNQTSVVAGIRAEGDFQWAAGKSTLSGHVTVQESLNNEDLSFEASYTGMPEEKFTVEGIGLSDTTAWIGVGIDTDTGSGWSWYANYDMQIERDKISNNIFSVGVKINLD; encoded by the coding sequence ATGAAAAAAATTCTATTATTACCTGTAATTTTAACGTTCATAATAGGCTGTGGAAGCTCCGGCGGCGGAAGCTCGGGAGGTGAGACAAGTCCTCCTTCACCTGTTAATCCTTCAATACCATATAACAGGAGTGACCCTCATACAGTGAAAGAAGTTCACAGCAGCGGTTATGACGGAAGTAATATTTCAGTCGGAATTATAGATTCGACTTTTGATGTGAATAATCCGGAATTTCGTGATAAAACTGGAAAATCCAGATTAAGTGCTGACCCCGGATATGAAGAAAGTAAAAATATACACGGAAGTCTTGTGGCAGAAATAGTAGGCGGCAGGACAATGGGAATTGCACCAAATGTAAAAATTCTGGGTGCATCTGCGGGAATGAGCTGTTCAAACGGTGAGGACCGCTGCATAAAAACAGATTTGGATATGTATGCAAAACTTTATGATAAAGGGGCGAGGATATATAATCAATCTTTCGGAACAGAGTCACTTTCAATAACAAATGCAAGCAAATCAAACTTTTCTCTTTTAAATTCTCTAAATAATTTTTATGAAAAAAAATCAACCAGTGACAGTCTTTTTATATGGGCGACTGGGAATCAGGGCAAAAAAGAGCCGCAGCTGGAAGCGGGAATACCTTATTTATATCCGCAAATGGAAAAAGGATGGATTGCGGTAACAGCAATAGATTCAGAAACAGGGCTTATCAGTGATTATTCAAACAGATGCGGAGTAGCTAAAAACTGGTGCATTTCCGCAGTAGGTGATTATACTTTCAATGTGAGAAATGTGGCAGGATCCGGAACATCATTTTCAGCACCTGTTGTAACGGGAGTTGCAGTATTGGTAAATCAGAAATATCCTTGGATGAACGGAGATCTTCTGAGGCAGACTATATTATCAACAGCTTCTGATATGGGAACGGCTGGAACGGATGAAGTATATGGCTGGGGCCTTGTAAATGCAGCAAAAGCATTAAAAGGACCTGCTTTGTTTGATAAAAACCTTGCGCTGGACAATCATGTGCAAATAAAATTTGAAGAAATAACATCAGTTTTTGAAAATGATATAAGCGGAAATGCAGGAATAATAAAAGAGGGAAGCGGAATATTGATTTTATCGGGAAAAAATACTTATACAGGTGAAAATGTAATAAACGGCGGAGAATTAAGAGTGACAGGAGAAGTAGCATCGCAGGTAAAAATTAATAACGGCGGGATTTTTACAACAGACGGCGGGACTGTTGCAAATAATGTTATTAATAACAGCGGAAATTTTAGAAATATTGGAAATGGGGGAGTAATTACCGGAGATTACACAGCTGATAATAATTCGGTTCTAGAAAATGAGCTAGGTGCCGAACTGAGGATAAAAGGCAGAGTATTTCTCGGAAATTCTAAATTAAAGATACTTATTCCGGACGGGAAAGAAAATAATTATGGTTATATAAGCGAAACGGGAAGAAAAAATAAGATAATAAAAGCAGATATGGGGATATCTGATAATTTTGGGGAAGTAGAAGTACCGGAACTGTTAATTCCCGAGCTCAAATACGGAGAGAGCTATGTGGAATTAGATATAAAGAGAAAAGATGTATCTGAGTATGCAGCTGCTGTATACAGTCTAGATAAAACACGGATAAATTCTTCAGAAAATCTTGAACAGCTATTCAGAGTTTTAGATAATTCTTATGAAAATAAAGAGATGCTGGTGCATGCCGCAGAGATTCAGAAAATGAACGCTGGAGAACTTTCTAAGGCTTTAGATAGTATTTCAGGGCAGATATATGCATCGTCTCAGGCACTGACATTTCAGCAGTCACAGGCAGTGAACAGAGAACTGTCTAATAGAATGAGCATGCTCGGAAGAGAAAAGGGGAAAACCGGAGTATGGTTCAGCGGAATAGCATCTTCAGGGCGTTTATATGAATCGGGATATGCTAAGGCTGATACATATTTATATGGCATGCAGGCCGGAATTGATAAATATGTAACTAATAATACAGTATTAGGAGCAGCTGTGGCTTTTTCCGAGGCTAAAGCAGATTTTGACAAATATGCAGGAGAATCAGAGAGCCAGAATATAGGGGTTTCTGTGTATGGAAAACATAATTTCGGAGGCAGAAATTTTTATGTTATGGGAAGAGCCGGTGCAGCATACATATCTTCAGATGTAGAAAGGGAAATTTTACTCAGGGACAAAAGTAAAAATATGGAAGTATCACATGATGATTACGGATTATCATTATACAGTGAAATAGGATATAGATTTGATAATAGAAAAAAATCATCTGTGACACCATTTCTGGGTATTCAGTATGACAGCCTGAAAAGGGGAGACTTTTCGGAAAACGAAAGTTTAATGGGTCTAAAGGCAGAAAGCAAATCATATAATCAGACTTCTGTGGTTGCAGGAATAAGGGCAGAAGGAGATTTTCAATGGGCAGCAGGAAAAAGCACACTATCAGGTCATGTTACAGTGCAGGAAAGCCTGAATAACGAAGATTTAAGTTTTGAGGCTTCTTACACAGGCATGCCGGAAGAAAAGTTCACTGTGGAAGGAATAGGGCTTTCTGACACGACTGCCTGGATAGGAGTAGGAATAGATACAGATACAGGCTCAGGATGGTCATGGTATGCAAATTATGATATGCAGATAGAAAGAGATAAAATATCAAATAACATATTTTCTGTGGGTGTGAAGATAAATCTTGACTGA
- a CDS encoding extracellular solute-binding protein, with the protein MFKLKKLFLISFMLFTLFSCGGGKDADKESKTLSIYTWTYFIPKEVLDGFEQETGIKVQLDYYDTNEQMYAKLKSGARGYDIVSPSTDILSVMREEGMLMKLDKEKLKDVYSNLKMDEIAKFSESYDPQFQYSLPYTFSATGIAVNTKYIKDYPKSFDIFAMSQYKGRMTMLDDMRETLGATLQYLGYSAETSNDQELEAAKSKLLEWKKNLAKFDSTTFGKNFASGEFYISHGYAENYFEELSEEDAETTDYFIPKGAMMYIDSMAILANSPNKENAYKFLEYLYRPENFKKVYEVFRAPSVIKGVEESSSVKPYVTFEDVINNSKLPKALSNEALEKQQKIWESIKLQ; encoded by the coding sequence ATGTTTAAATTGAAAAAACTATTTTTAATAAGCTTTATGCTGTTTACTTTATTTTCATGCGGTGGCGGAAAAGATGCCGATAAGGAGTCTAAGACTTTAAGTATCTATACTTGGACATATTTTATTCCAAAAGAAGTTCTTGATGGTTTTGAACAGGAAACCGGAATAAAGGTTCAGCTGGATTATTATGATACCAATGAGCAAATGTATGCTAAGCTTAAATCCGGTGCAAGAGGATATGATATTGTTTCCCCTTCCACAGATATTTTATCTGTTATGAGAGAAGAAGGTATGCTCATGAAACTTGATAAAGAAAAACTGAAAGATGTTTATTCGAATTTGAAAATGGATGAAATCGCTAAATTTTCAGAGTCATACGATCCTCAGTTTCAATACTCGCTTCCATATACATTTTCAGCTACGGGAATCGCAGTAAATACAAAATACATAAAAGACTATCCGAAATCATTTGATATCTTTGCTATGTCACAGTATAAAGGAAGAATGACTATGCTGGATGATATGAGGGAAACGCTTGGTGCTACTTTACAGTACCTTGGTTATTCTGCTGAAACTTCAAATGATCAGGAACTGGAAGCTGCAAAAAGTAAGCTTCTTGAATGGAAAAAGAATTTAGCTAAGTTTGATTCTACTACTTTTGGTAAAAACTTTGCCAGCGGAGAATTTTATATTTCTCACGGATATGCAGAAAATTATTTCGAGGAGCTGTCGGAAGAAGATGCCGAAACTACAGATTATTTTATACCTAAAGGTGCAATGATGTACATTGACAGTATGGCTATCCTTGCTAATTCCCCAAATAAAGAAAATGCATATAAGTTTTTAGAATATCTTTACAGACCTGAAAATTTCAAAAAAGTTTATGAGGTATTCAGAGCCCCTTCAGTAATAAAAGGCGTTGAAGAAAGTTCTTCTGTAAAACCTTATGTTACATTTGAGGATGTTATTAATAATTCGAAGCTGCCAAAAGCTCTTTCTAATGAAGCTTTGGAAAAGCAGCAAAAAATATGGGAATCTATAAAACTTCAATAA